From Candidatus Saccharimonadales bacterium, the proteins below share one genomic window:
- a CDS encoding RHS repeat-associated core domain-containing protein, which translates to GIRHYDIQVRENGGDWDDWLTAVDYTGATFVGALDYTYTFRIKATDNVSNTTANWQVSQPTTVHGVTKYYTHGGSRVAMRRGDALYYLSGDHLGSTSLTTDETGNIVSEVRYLPYGEERWASGATPTDFTFTGQRNEAGFGLMDYNARYYNPRVGRFVSPDTVVPEPSGSQGWNRYAYVRNNPLKYTDPSGHGWEPRHCLVCTVKIDVSGWPNWAKKAGGFVGSVTIGGGYDAEQDAIVGPTPEEWVENALTDIGSPAPLSAVSKGAGKALSNLGEEVIEEATDDLLYRSMKKANDGLPEVGSSGRTLGVRPQDIPVENGMVRPNTGGMSVSPNSPHNLPPHRRPPEFGGTGKDPVFCIESSCLSDGLQYRPDPNNPTGHGFIEPSREMSSEEYQKLLGETRPLWSD; encoded by the coding sequence CGGCATCCGCCACTACGACATCCAGGTCCGAGAAAACGGCGGCGATTGGGATGACTGGCTAACCGCCGTGGATTATACCGGCGCGACCTTTGTCGGCGCCCTGGACTATACCTACACCTTCCGCATCAAGGCCACCGACAACGTCAGCAATACCACTGCCAATTGGCAAGTATCCCAGCCAACGACCGTTCACGGCGTGACGAAGTACTACACCCACGGCGGCAGCCGGGTTGCCATGCGACGGGGTGATGCGCTATACTATTTGAGTGGGGACCATTTGGGGTCCACCTCCTTAACAACCGACGAAACCGGCAATATCGTCTCCGAAGTGCGCTACCTGCCCTACGGCGAAGAGCGCTGGGCCAGCGGCGCCACTCCGACCGACTTCACCTTCACTGGTCAGCGCAATGAGGCCGGCTTTGGCTTGATGGATTATAATGCAAGGTATTATAATCCGAGGGTGGGGCGGTTTGTGTCACCGGATACGGTGGTGCCGGAGCCGAGCGGGTCGCAGGGGTGGAATCGATATGCTTATGTTCGCAACAACCCACTCAAGTACACTGATCCGAGTGGACATGGCTGGGAGCCTCGCCATTGTCTTGTCTGTACAGTGAAGATTGATGTCTCTGGCTGGCCTAATTGGGCAAAGAAAGCGGGAGGGTTTGTTGGTAGTGTAACGATTGGAGGTGGTTATGACGCAGAACAAGATGCAATTGTAGGACCAACTCCGGAAGAATGGGTGGAGAATGCGTTAACAGATATAGGGTCTCCGGCTCCATTGAGTGCAGTTTCGAAAGGAGCCGGTAAAGCGTTAAGTAATTTAGGGGAGGAAGTCATTGAAGAGGCAACCGATGATTTGTTATATCGTTCAATGAAAAAGGCAAATGATGGCTTGCCAGAAGTTGGTTCTAGCGGTAGAACTCTAGGTGTAAGGCCACAGGATATTCCCGTTGAGAATGGAATGGTCAGACCAAACACTGGGGGAATGTCAGTATCACCCAATAGCCCGCACAACCTTCCGCCTCACCGTAGACCACCTGAATTTGGAGGCACAGGAAAGGATCCAGTTTTCTGTATAGAATCTAGTTGCCTTTCAGATGGGTTACAATACCGACCAGATCCTAATAACCCTACTGGTCATGGTTTTATCGAGCCAAGTAGAGAAATGAGCTCTGAAGAATATCAAAAATTACTCGGGGAAACGAGACCATTGTGGAGCGACTAA